A segment of the Eubalaena glacialis isolate mEubGla1 chromosome 14, mEubGla1.1.hap2.+ XY, whole genome shotgun sequence genome:
AAATTATTGACCCAAATTCCAGGATTCGGGTAGGTGAGGTGGAAGGGGGCTGAGGCCTTCCTGAGGTAGCTTCCAGGTGGGGAGTAGGCTTGGGTCTGGGAAATCAAAGTAGGGTATCACCCTTGCAGGGTCCCGTGCCCTTCTGTGCAGCTGTGGCAGGGGACCATAGCAGCAGGCTATGGGAACGGGCAAGTGCGTCTGTATGAAGCCAGTACAGGAACTCTACATGTCCAGATCGACGCCCACGCCCGGGCCATCTGTGCCCTGGATCTGGCTCCTGAAGTGGGCAAGGTCAGTCTCCTCCTCTGTCCCTACATACCCTTGTTCCTGGTGCTGGGATGTTGAGAGGGACTCCACAGGCTTATCTCTGCCACTCAGTGCAGCCCCCTCCTCAGGCACCTGGACTGGGCTCTACAGCCTATACCAGTCCCCTGTCAGCACGTTCTGACTCCCACTGGTcctccctgcctttttttttataGCTACTCTCTGCGGCTGAGGACACCTTTGTACACATCTGGAAGCTAAGCAGAAGCCCAGAGGGTGGCTACATTGAGGTGTGTCTTGTAAGGGGAGTGGAATGAGGACCCAAGCATGAGGCAGCAGGCCCTGAGCAGCTCTCTTCTCTCCCAGGTGGAGCACTGTCATGGAGAGTGTGTACCCGACACCCAGGTGTGTGGTGCCCGATTCTGTGATCCCTCAGGCAGCTCCTTTGCTGTGACTGGCTATGACCTCGCTGAGATCCTGAGATTCAGCAGCATGTGAGAGAAAAGCAGCCCTCCGTTTTCCCTGTGGTATTTATAAAGTACCCGCCTCCACCCAGCCCTTGTCTGATTACTCAGTATCAAAGTCATACTTCACAACTAGTGAACTAAGCTCCAGGGATGAGGGGATGTGGCAGGTCCAGACCAAGCCAAGAGGCAACCTGTCCTCAAGAACCAGGTGAAGGCTGATGTTAAATAACTTTAATGGTCAATGTGGGAGTCACAAGGGAGGTGCGTTCCCTCCCAGGGCTCTTCAGTGCCATCCTCAAAGCTGGTTAGTGCAGGGAGGTAGGGCAGGGTTGGTTCCAGTTTTCTCCCAGGAAGTGTTTAGGGGGTCCCAGCCAGCCCTGGGAATGACTCCCTCAGCACCATGGCAACCACAGCTTAAAAGGGGCTtctgctccccctccccagcctatCCCCAGTCCAGCAGAGGAAGGGGAGGCCAAGCTGGCCAACCTGCTACAAACAGCGCCGAATCCAGAGCCCAACTGCACACAGATCATCTCCTCTTCTGACCAGATCCTGTTGCCAGCACACCGTCTCACACTGGTGACTGGAGCCAAGTGTGGGGTGGGCCTTTGCTGCAGAGGCCTCTGGACTGTGGGGACCGCTTTGGGGGTAGAGGGGCAACCGAGTGAGAAGCCCCAGGGGAGTGGTCTGGGGGGACAGCATCCAGGGAGAACGTTCGGGGTCTCCCCCAGGGCAGGGAATGGGTCTGGGCTGGGGTTGGGGCCACTGAAGCAGGCGAGCAAGGGCCAGGCAGGGCAGGCTGGTCTGTAAACACTGCTAGCCAGGGTGGGGGCGTCTCCAGCCTCGTGCCCTCCCGCTGGGCCAGGATGTCTGTCACCGCTGCGATGTCATCCAGCggctcaatagctgtggcacCGGGAAAGGATTGAGGGGATGGGGCTAGTCAGAGCTTAGGCCCCAGACCTACTCAGCCCTGAGCATCACCTGTCACTGTAGGAGGAAAGCAAAGCCTGGATCTCAGCTGAGATTGCATTATCCTGCAGGAGCAGCCCCTCACTTGGGCCCCCTGGAGTCACAGGTTCTGATAAGACTATGGGATATGGGGTGACAGGGTAGACAGGGAGAGGAGGGTGGGCAGAAGTAGGTGAAGAAgccaagaaagaggaggaaaatgaaagcAGTGCCAGGCAAGTGAAGGGTCAGAGGAAGAGACAGGAATCCACATGcagaaagggaaacagaaaagaagaaattacgggaaaaaaaatccatgaaatgAATCTGGTtctatgggtttttgttttgaacTTCGGTGGAGGTGGTTTTAAGAAGAgttggagaagggaaaggaataCTGGGTGGGACTTGGGTCCCCAGAGCTCTCCTTAGCCCAAAGTgtgctttctctctgtctccattaTCTGGGTTCCCTTGAAGCCCCCAGCCCAAATTCCCATCAGGATCCCAGAGTGCACTTTCACTCACCCATCTCATGGTACAAGGACCCCTGCTTGGCCAGTACTTGGGGTGGTTTCCGAGGAGCAGGGGTTtcaattttcattatttcatcaCAGCACTGCTTCCACTGGCCTGAAGGGAGAGCATTGATTGGGGTGGGTAGGGGGAGGACTGTGAGAGGGCCAGGCTACCCTCTCCCCTGCTACATTCCTTTCCACACAGTCTTGAAATAGAGGCCTTTGGTAAAAATAACGATCCACAGTCCCTCCCGAAGGTTCAATCCAGCCCCCTCCTCTTACTCATGTCAAAGAAAAGCTGCCACAGAGCTTCCATCCAGCTCTGCAGGGCTCCCCGACTCTCTGCCTGAAGGGTGTGTGTCACCTCATCCTCCCCATACTGGTTACTGATGCTCAAGGTGAAGGGCCGGCCCACTGCCTGGTCCAGCTCCCCTGCCCGGACTCGAGTCTCCTGTAGGAGAAAGACAGGATCTGCTTCCACCTTCACCTTGGTCACAGAAGTCAGCAGTGACATCAGGCAGGCTTGGTCATCCCTGCCTTAGAAGGAGGAGCTTCTGGGGCTTTCACGAAGCCCTCTCATTTGCCTCCTACTGACCGGAGTGGAAAGAAATGGCAGGAAAGGAAGGGGATGAGACAGGTCGTCCTTAGGAAAAGAGGAGCAGACggagacagggaaggagggatTGAGCGAGGCAGGGAAGGCAAGGAGGCAGGCAGGAACAGGAACGCCGAGGCCTGAGGTCCCTCAGTACTTTTATAAAAGTCGGCAGGAATGCTAGCAAAAGGGCTAGGAAACAAAGAGGGTCCTTGGACTTGGGTTGGGAGAGAAAACCAGGAAATGGTGAGGGAGATGCAGATTGAATCTGAGGGGAAAGATGGAAGGAGGATGAAAAGTCCTAAACTGGCTATAGAACCCTCTCTGAGACTTGGCAGGGGCTAAGGTTGGTGAGTAGAAGGGACAATCATTTTCCAGTGATGCTGGTTGGGGAGAATATGGTCCCAACAACCCTTGCCCTGAAGCTGGGTGTGGTGCTGTTTGGAACAGGAGGCTAGCTTTGATCTCTTTGAGGTCTGTGCCCACCCTCCTGGGGCCTGATGGAGAGGCTCCCGAACCCTGCCACCTGGGTGGCTTCACCACCAGGGATTCATCACCTTGTTGATCGCAATAGTAAACAGCGGCTCCTCCCCAGTGTCTGTGTCTTCAGGTTGCCGGTAACAGAAGAGGTTTGTGCCTTTCAAGACTCCATGCACTCGCACCCAGTCCTGCAGCTCCCCAGCTTGCTGCATAAATGACTCAAGGTTTCCTAGGGGAATCACACCCCCAACAACCTTCTTCCCAGCCCCCCACAGAGAAACTGCTCCTTTCTGCCCACCCTCCTGTCTGATCCTCCTCTCGTCTTGCCATGcccctccttcctccactgaGATCTTGCTTTTTCAATAGTTCTTTGATTCCTGGGTAATCTGgctctcctctgccttctccctgttCCCTTCCACTCCTCAGGGCCCCTCACCTGCACCTTGAGGATACCACTTGAAGTAGGCTGAGTCATGCAGAAAGGCTGAGCCACCAGACGGCAACACACGCTACCATAAAGCGGCAGCCAGGCGGGGTTCTcctctgggggaggaggaagtgcagggtgagggtggggaatgTGAAGGGGACCATCCGACGGCCCCTCTTCTCACCATCCAGCatcccccacatacacacatactcaccATGACTGGCGAGGGTCAGGTCATGTGTGCGGAACCCATCTTGCACTGCTGCCAGGGTGAGTGTGGTATGAGCCAAGAGGTGGTAACGAGGACCACTGCAGGACAGAGAAGTGGGCAGCAGCCAAATGAGGGGCACGCTGGATGGCAGGAGCTATAAGCTGAGCAGGTCTGCCCCATTGTTCAGGCTGCCCCACAGAAAACTAGCTTGCCTCCCCCACAGGGGTTGGAACATTTACTGCACTCCTGCTAAGTGCCGGGGCCTGTGCTTTAAATATGTTATCCCACTGTGTTCCCACAACAGCCCTGAGGCAGCTtgaggcttaaagaggttaaGATATCTGCCCATAAATATAGCTTAGGTGGTAGAGTTGGAATTTGAATCTATGTCTCCAAAATAAGCATTCTCTTCATTATCTGGAAGGTTCTCAAACTGCTGCTCAGAGACCCAGTGGTTCCACTAGGTGCCTCCAGGTGCCTGTAGGCAACACCACAGAACCCAGGCTACCCTGCTTCAACCAGGGGCACTCTGTTCTATCCACATAAGATGTGTTTGCTGCTGCCAAAAAGTGATGACCCCAGAGCCTAGCTCTTCCTGCATTCCTATTGGTCTTCTCAGTTGGCTCGGGGTACAAGCCCTGAGGTACAGGCCAGAGTGCCTCCCAGCTATGTGACCACTGCTTATTCCTATCTGTCTGCATGTCCTGGCAGCAGTGCAAAATAGGTTCTGCATGCTCAGCACGGCTCAGAGGTCACCTGTGGCCAGCTGAGGGCAGTGGGGGAATACAGGGCCTTACCCAACAGCCGGGGTGGGGAGCAAGATGGGACTGCTCCCTGAGCCCCCAGCTGTCTCCAGCGATGCCCGCACACGCCTCCCCGAGGAGCGGCCCAGGGAGCTGCTGAGTTTGGTGGCAAGCCTCTTGGGGGCTCCAGCCAGGGCCCCCTCCTCTTCCACGCAGGCCCCATACAGCTCCAGCCGCAGTTCAAAGTCTGGCCCTGCCTCGGCACTGTAGGAATATGGGAGGAAGAGAGCACAGGAGGATGGTCTGGGGAAGTCCAGGGAGCAGCGCTGTGGTGGAGGATGGATGTCATGCAAGTACAAGACAGCTCCACAGGGAAGgcccatctcccttcctccctctcctcttcctcacctCCCCTGTAGCTACCTCATCCGAGGATTTGAGCAGAGTAGAGAAAGGAGGGAGCCACAGGGATGAGGTACTCACAAGAGCACGTTGTTCTGAAAGGAGATGTCTGTGAGGGTCCTGTCCACCAGGATCATCTCCGTGTCCTGAATGTGTTCCCCTATCTGCAGCAGCAAGAACACAGCCCAACGGTGCAGGTCTGGGGACAGAGAGCAAAACTGGTAAAGATGTGCCCCACAGGGACCTCCAATCTCAGGGTCACTCCCTTAAATTTGTCCCACGTGTGTGGAACTCACCGCCTTTGTTCTTGAAATATTCTGTGTCCTTCCACATGAGTGGAATCCGGAGATCTATGGGGCAGAGGGGTAGGAATAGATGTTGAGATGGGGCAGGAGATCTTATCATTGGGCAAAGAATCCCAACAGCTGGGGTAGTTGTGCTTCTTACCAGAAATGCAGACTTGGCCGCGGCAGGGGGAGCGCTCAGCGGGCGGCCCACTGTCAGAAGGCCTGTGGGCAAATCACAATGTCCTAGCCTGGCCTCTTGACACTATTCCCCCTGGCTCTGGTTCCCAAAGGCTCTAGGACACCCCTGGCCCAGGACCCAGCTGCCAGGTCCCAGCCAGGCTGACATGGCAGGGCTGAAGGACTGTTAGGGAGAGTTGTCAGTTGAACCCAGAAGGTTGCTGGGCTTGGGAATGTTAGAGGCTCTTAGCTCACACACACAGTACAAGCTCAGGCCACCCCCCGCACAAGCACCCTTCCTGACCACCTCCCCAGACTCCTGCCAGGGAGAAGTGGGGCTTGAGGACACAGGTGCCCACAGAGAGAGACTCCCTTTTAAGGACTCTTCTCCATTAACCCCCAGGCTTGGAGgagtttgcaggctttctttttaACAACAAAGGAGGCTGCTTGTCTCCACCATCTCATCACTTCAATAAAGGAGGGTACTGGATCAGTCAGAAAATCAAGAACCCAAGTAGGGAACATTTGTGTTCCATTTACTGCAAAtctctctccatcctcccccTCAGCTTTGATTTCTCCTCTACCCCTCTGGCTAGATGGGCGGAACCTTCCCAGTGCCCCAAGTTCCCCAGTCCCCCCACTGCAGGGGGGACATCcggccttcctcccctccccacccatcaTTAGGACTCACCGAGCATGTGTCCCTCTCCTAAGGTGATGGCCAGCTTATCCATACTAATTTATAGTTCATTATAATGAAATTAGTGACTTAGCCTTAAACTAAATGATGTGGCATTGATGGCAATGTGTTTAGCTGCCAGGGACTTGGGGTGCACCTCAGATCACACTGTATGGGCTGTGTGGGGACTTGGGCAGGGCAGAGCCTGTCAATGGCCGCCTCTTAAGAGACAGCAAACTCACAGTAGAAGGTGTCCCCATGCCTGCTTGCTCTTCGTTTAACTTTATGGAGCAGCCTTCCCCTGGTGTCTTCATGGGTGAACTCTGGAGGCCTCCTGGCAACCTCTCCTTGTGTCAGCCTTCATGGATGAGCTGGGATGACACTATGTCGGTGAGGGGCCTGGACCTTCTCCCCACTCAGCCTTGTGGGATCAAGCAGGTTACTTTGCCAGAAGccaattttccaaatgaccagttCACCAAAAATGGTCAGTTCTCAGAATGATCAGtttgccaaatattttc
Coding sequences within it:
- the RTKN gene encoding rhotekin isoform X1, which codes for MFSRNHRSRVTVARGSALEMEFKRGRFRLSLFCDPPEDTELQRKLDHEIRMREGACKLLAACSQREQALEATKSLLVCNSRILSYMGELQRRKEAQVLRKTGRRPSDSGPPAERSPCRGQVCISDLRIPLMWKDTEYFKNKGDLHRWAVFLLLQIGEHIQDTEMILVDRTLTDISFQNNVLFAEAGPDFELRLELYGACVEEEGALAGAPKRLATKLSSSLGRSSGRRVRASLETAGGSGSSPILLPTPAVGGPRYHLLAHTTLTLAAVQDGFRTHDLTLASHEENPAWLPLYGSVCCRLVAQPFCMTQPTSSGILKVQQAGELQDWVRVHGVLKGTNLFCYRQPEDTDTGEEPLFTIAINKETRVRAGELDQAVGRPFTLSISNQYGEDEVTHTLQAESRGALQSWMEALWQLFFDMSQWKQCCDEIMKIETPAPRKPPQVLAKQGSLYHEMAIEPLDDIAAVTDILAQREGTRLETPPPWLAVFTDQPALPGPCSPASVAPTPAQTHSLPWGRPRTFSLDAVPPDHSPGASHSVAPLPPKRSPQSRGLCSKGPPHTWLQSPV
- the RTKN gene encoding rhotekin isoform X4 produces the protein MFSRNHRSRVTVARGSALEMEFKRGRFRLSLFCDPPEDTELQRKLDHEIRMREGACKLLAACSQREQALEATKSLLVCNSRILSYMGELQRRKEAQVLRKTGRRPSDSGPPAERSPCRGQVCISDLRIPLMWKDTEYFKNKGDLHRWAVFLLLQIGEHIQDTEMILVDRTLTDISFQNNVLFAEAGPDFELRLELYGACVEEEGALAGAPKRLATKLSSSLGRSSGRRVRASLETAGGSGSSPILLPTPAVGGPRYHLLAHTTLTLAAVQDGFRTHDLTLASHEENPAWLPLYGSVCCRLVAQPFCMTQPTSSGILKVQQAGELQDWVRVHGVLKGTNLFCYRQPEDTDTGEEPLFTIAINKETRVRAGELDQAVGRPFTLSISNQYGEDEVTHTLQAESRGALQSWMEALWQLFFDMSQWKQCCDEIMKIETPAPRKPPQVLAKQGSLYHEMVLSEPVTPGGPSEGLLLQDNAISAEIQALLSSYSDR
- the RTKN gene encoding rhotekin isoform X3, with protein sequence MFSRNHRSRVTVARGSALEMEFKRGRFRLSLFCDPPEDTELQRKLDHEIRMREGACKLLAACSQREQALEATKSLLVCNSRILSYMGELQRRKEAQVLRKTGRRPSDSGPPAERSPCRGQVCISDLRIPLMWKDTEYFKNKGDLHRWAVFLLLQIGEHIQDTEMILVDRTLTDISFQNNVLFAEAGPDFELRLELYGACVEEEGALAGAPKRLATKLSSSLGRSSGRRVRASLETAGGSGSSPILLPTPAVGGPRYHLLAHTTLTLAAVQDGFRTHDLTLASHEENPAWLPLYGSVCCRLVAQPFCMTQPTSSGILKVQETRVRAGELDQAVGRPFTLSISNQYGEDEVTHTLQAESRGALQSWMEALWQLFFDMSQWKQCCDEIMKIETPAPRKPPQVLAKQGSLYHEMAIEPLDDIAAVTDILAQREGTRLETPPPWLAVFTDQPALPGPCSPASVAPTPAQTHSLPWGRPRTFSLDAVPPDHSPGASHSVAPLPPKRSPQSRGLCSKGPPHTWLQSPV
- the RTKN gene encoding rhotekin isoform X2 is translated as MQDRLHILEDLNMLYIRQMALSLEDTELQRKLDHEIRMREGACKLLAACSQREQALEATKSLLVCNSRILSYMGELQRRKEAQVLRKTGRRPSDSGPPAERSPCRGQVCISDLRIPLMWKDTEYFKNKGDLHRWAVFLLLQIGEHIQDTEMILVDRTLTDISFQNNVLFAEAGPDFELRLELYGACVEEEGALAGAPKRLATKLSSSLGRSSGRRVRASLETAGGSGSSPILLPTPAVGGPRYHLLAHTTLTLAAVQDGFRTHDLTLASHEENPAWLPLYGSVCCRLVAQPFCMTQPTSSGILKVQQAGELQDWVRVHGVLKGTNLFCYRQPEDTDTGEEPLFTIAINKETRVRAGELDQAVGRPFTLSISNQYGEDEVTHTLQAESRGALQSWMEALWQLFFDMSQWKQCCDEIMKIETPAPRKPPQVLAKQGSLYHEMAIEPLDDIAAVTDILAQREGTRLETPPPWLAVFTDQPALPGPCSPASVAPTPAQTHSLPWGRPRTFSLDAVPPDHSPGASHSVAPLPPKRSPQSRGLCSKGPPHTWLQSPV